From Eremothecium sinecaudum strain ATCC 58844 chromosome V, complete sequence, a single genomic window includes:
- the TYW1 gene encoding putative tRNA 4-demethylwyosine synthase (Syntenic homolog of Ashbya gossypii AFL099W; Syntenic homolog of Saccharomyces cerevisiae YPL207W (TYW1)) produces the protein MYDEWLKLSRLPNRVVVVGVAATYFFNGGRLSIAVAFVLIYMMAHREMMKAGIDEVTKVKTTGEKSSCCSGKSGGCGSTNAVDGSKKKTKGCCGGACKSKGGKSVEIKKNNVDESSYPIAIDFTNAFKAPGGGSAKVKKVPKLISGQKSVKKADGLVKQALTISKEKLLASQVYVFYSSLQGMASRSARRVVEILKKLEKLEKEPLLMNLDEIDDLNSYFVDVPDEAALYIFVVPSYDSDSPLDYFLETMQENFNDFRIDKYPLSKLVGYTVLGVGDSESWPEKFCYQAKDVDEWIAKLGGRRIYPLGRVCVKFGGDPKVEEWAELLAETLKDDEPILYEYDESVDDKENQDIDAADDSLVDLEDIGGSGDVKQSSELKKMVAKDGPTYKNLVKQGYAIVGSHSGVKICRWTKSDLRGRGSCYKHSLFNIVSSRCMELTTSLACSSKCVFCWRHGTNPVAKNWRWEVDEPDYILENALQAHYSKIKQMRGVPNVVAERFALAFKVAHCALSLVGEPIMYPYINRFVKLLHEKHISSFLVCNAQHPEQLENLGKVTQLYISIDAPTKQELKKIDRPLFSDFWERMLRCLEILRTTQSHQRTVFRLTLLKGFNMADASAYVDLVMKARPCFIEVKGATFCGSSDGNGNPLTMQNIPFNEECVKFVKCLTSELQKRYLNYDVAAEHAHSNTILIADTKFKKEDGWYTHIDFERFFELLKSGEPFTNTDYMAKTPEWALFGNGGFAPGNVRFYRKKKNANKEVTVA, from the coding sequence ATGTATGATGAGTGGCTAAAGTTGTCTAGGTTGCCTAACCGCGTTGTTGTAGTTGGTGTCGCAGCTACTTACTTCTTCAATGGTGGTAGATTAAGTATTGCTGTCGCGTTTGTATTAATTTACATGATGGCTCATAGGGAGATGATGAAGGCAGGTATAGACGAGGTAACCAAGGTTAAAACTACGGGCGAAAAAAGCTCGTGCTGTTCTGGAAAATCTGGCGGCTGTGGTTCTACCAATGCTGTAGATGGTTCGAAGAAAAAGACTAAAGGATGTTGTGGAGGTGCTTGTAAGTCTAAAGGTGGAAAATCGGTTGAAattaaaaagaataacGTGGATGAAAGCTCTTATCCAATTGCTATTGACTTTACCAATGCATTTAAGGCTCCTGGGGGTGGATCCGCTAAGGTGAAAAAAGTTCCGAAACTTATATCTGGTCAAAAGAGTGTGAAGAAGGCTGACGGATTAGTTAAACAGGCCTTGACTATTTCTAAGGAAAAACTTTTAGCTTCGCAGGTTTATGTTTTCTACAGTTCGCTACAAGGTATGGCATCAAGGTCTGCCCGCCGTGTCGTTGAGATCTTAAAAAAGCTTGAAAAGCTTGAAAAAGAACCtttattgatgaatttgGATGAGATTGATGACCTGAATAGCTACTTTGTGGATGTGCCCGATGAAGCTGCTCTATATATTTTTGTTGTGCCCTCTTACGACAGTGACTCGCCCTTGGATTACTTCTTGGAAACGATGCAGGAGAACTTCAATGACTTCAGGATCGATAAATACCCACTATCGAAACTTGTTGGGTATACGGTTTTGGGTGTTGGAGATTCTGAATCTTGGCCGGAGAAATTTTGCTACCAAGCAAAAGATGTCGATGAATGGATAGCGAAATTAGGTGGTAGAAGAATATATCCTCTTGGAAGGGTGTGTGTGAAGTTTGGAGGTGATCCAAAGGTAGAAGAATGGGCAGAACTTTTAGCAGAGACGCTAAAAGATGATGAGCCTATATTGTATGAGTATGATGAAAGTGTTGATGATAAAGAAAACCAGGATATTGATGCTGCAGATGACTCCCTGGTTGATCTCGAAGATATCGGTGGCTCCGGTGATGTAAAGCAGTCTTCAGAGTTAAAGAAAATGGTGGCTAAAGATGGACCAACCTACAAGAACTTGGTAAAGCAGGGATACGCTATTGTAGGTTCGCATTCTGGTGTTAAAATCTGTAGATGGACGAAAAGCGATTTGCGAGGCAGGGGTTCGTGTTACAAGCACTCTCTGTTCAATATTGTTTCCAGTAGGTGCATGGAGCTCACTACCTCTTTAGCATGTTCTTCTAAGTGCGTGTTCTGTTGGAGACACGGCACCAATCCTGTGGCTAAGAATTGGAGATGGGAAGTTGATGAACCAGATTATATATTAGAAAACGCTCTTCAGGCTCATTATTCGAAAATAAAACAGATGAGAGGTGTGCCTAACGTTGTGGCAGAAAGATTTGCGCTGGCCTTTAAAGTTGCCCACTGTGCTTTGTCTTTGGTTGGTGAGCCTATCATGTATCCGTATATCAACAGATTCGTAAAACTGTTGCATGAAAAGCATATTTCAAGTTTCCTGGTATGCAATGCCCAGCATCCCGAACAGTTAGAAAATTTGGGTAAGGTCACTCAGTTATATATCTCAATTGATGCTCCAACTAAACAAGAGCTAAAGAAAATCGATCGGCCACTATTCAGTGACTTTTGGGAGAGAATGCTACGATGCTTGGAAATTCTGCGCACCACACAGTCGCATCAAAGGACGGTTTTCAGGCTGACGCTATTAAAAGGTTTTAACATGGCAGATGCAAGCGCTTATGTGGATCTAGTCATGAAAGCTCGCCCATGCTTCATTGAGGTTAAGGGTGCAACGTTTTGTGGTTCTTCCGACGGCAACGGTAACCCATTAACCATGCAAAATATCCCATTCAATGAAGAATGTGTAAAATTTGTGAAATGCTTAACCTCGGAGCTCCAAAAGCGCTACTTGAACTATGACGTAGCAGCGGAACATGCTCATTCAAACACCATATTAATTGCTGACACGAAATTCAAGAAAGAAGATGGTTGGTATACTCACATTGACTTTGAAAGATTCTTCGAGTTACTAAAATCCGGAGAGCCATTTACAAACACGGACTACATGGCCAAAACTCCAGAATGGGCTTTGTTTGGAAATGGTGGTTTTGCGCCAGGTAATGTTAGGTTCTACAGAAAGAAAAAGAACGCCAATAAGGAAGTCACCGTAGCATAA
- the RKM1 gene encoding protein-lysine N-methyltransferase (Syntenic homolog of Ashbya gossypii AFL100W; Syntenic homolog of Saccharomyces cerevisiae YPL208W (RKM1)) produces MTEVKLNKLLEWGKVNGVELPNVEFQYTSDKGIVAVASSLLVDAKFSLPKSLIISNSLARKHFNKDVDLNSWLKLLLCKLKYHDEVVVVDGEELRSKFGFYLNCLPDEVNSPLQWNVSELELLNGTNLGSATEEKFYDIVDEWRRIHVELGMFEDEIRCNEEVRRAYLERSAQEAVPWYSFRAFLWAHLILTSRAFPEKLLDPTCDDSNVVLLPILDLLNHDYHSKIEWSGAGGNFQFKKLEPVEAGQEVLNNYGGKSNEELLLSYGFVIEDNLFDCVALKLRPPLPMVQQMLEAGLNLPRLDDYTTYAFEAAKPLNKKQLEDYNNGILFLVNKGNPQALKDLLHVFAFQEAKNNEDSMSLRCILQSMQTLQDLLKQRVERIAANTITYELPQVNPYRAKCAAIYRKNQINILKHSIKVIKDWERPLQLENKVNLVTFSTIAKYDSQFLNDDLATYFQSDIEFESYDDILMLWILIRSSEDISQAHKRLRWVLEDYINFIVSPTTLGPGEIDEKRQTTIDKKYALWFPSGSKAISKAHLYKAIDFLDHSSYFRTSKEETVIVKGGCRSFFPSS; encoded by the coding sequence ATGACTGAAGTGAAATTGAATAAGTTGCTAGAGTGGGGTAAAGTTAACGGAGTGGAATTACCCAATGTCGAATTTCAGTATACTTCAGATAAAGGTATTGTTGCAGTTGCTTCATCACTGTTGGTAGATGCCAAGTTTTCCCTGCCAAAAAGCCTAATAATATCCAATAGTCTAGCACGGAAGCATTTTAATAAGGATGTGGATTTAAACTCATGGCTTAAATTACTTCTTTGCAAACTAAAATATCACGACGAGGTTGTCGTGGTTGATGGGGAAGAATTGCGCTCAAAGTTTGGATTTTATTTGAATTGTCTGCCTGACGAGGTAAATTCTCCATTGCAATGGAATGTAAGTGAATTGGAGCTATTAAATGGTACAAATTTAGGGAGTGCCACTGAGGAAAAGTTTTACGATATAGTTGATGAATGGCGCAGAATTCATGTTGAATTAGGCATGTTCGAGGATGAGATACGGTGTAACGAAGAGGTCCGTCGCGCATACTTGGAGCGCTCCGCCCAAGAAGCCGTGCCCTGGTATTCATTCCGGGCATTTCTATGGGCGCATTTGATTCTAACATCCAGAGCTTTCCCTGAAAAGTTGCTGGACCCTACCTGTGATGATTCTAATGTCGTGTTGCTTCCTATCTTGGACCTTTTAAACCATGACTACCACTCTAAAATAGAGTGGTCTGGTGCAGGAGGGAATTTCCAGTTTAAAAAGCTGGAGCCAGTTGAGGCTGGACAAGAAGTGCTGAACAACTACGGCGGAAAGAGCAATGAAGAGTTGTTGCTCAGTTACGGTTTTGTTATCGAGGACAATTTGTTTGATTGTGTTGCACTTAAATTACGGCCTCCATTGCCTATGGTACAGCAAATGCTGGAAGCAGGTCTTAACTTGCCAAGATTAGATGACTACACAACCTATGCTTTTGAAGCAGCCAAGCCTCTAAACAAAAAACAGCTCGAAGACTATAACAATGGCATTCTATTTTTGGTCAACAAAGGAAATCCACAAGCACTCAAGGATCTTTTGCATGTGTTTGCATTCCAAGAAGCCAAGAATAATGAAGACTCTATGTCGCTAAGGTGCATCTTGCAGAGTATGCAGACTCTGCAAGATCTGTTAAAGCAACGGGTTGAACGCATTGCAGCTAATACAATAACTTATGAACTTCCGCAAGTTAATCCATATAGAGCGAAATGTGCCGCAATATATCGTAAAAACCAAATTAATATACTCAAGCATTCAATAAAAGTCATAAAAGACTGGGAAAGACCCCTACAGCTCGAGAACAAAGTAAATCTAGTCACTTTCAGCACTATAGCTAAGTATGACAGCCAATTCCTAAACGACGATTTGGCTACCTACTTTCAATCAGATATTGAATTTGAGAGCTATGACGATATATTAATGCTCTGGATACTAATCCGCTCAAGTGAAGACATTTCTCAGGCACATAAAAGGCTCAGATGGGTTCTTGAGGACTATATAAATTTCATTGTCTCTCCTACTACCTTAGGACCAGGCGAGATCGATGAAAAGAGACAAACTACCATAGACAAAAAGTACGCTCTATGGTTCCCATCAGGAAGCAAAGCAATATCGAAGGCTCACCTGTATAAAGCTATAGACTTCCTTGATCATTCCTCTTACTTCAGAACTTCTAAGGAAGAAACTGTTATAGTTAAAGGCGGATGTAGATCTTTTTTTCCATCTAGCTAA
- the IPL1 gene encoding aurora kinase (Syntenic homolog of Ashbya gossypii AFL101C; Syntenic homolog of Saccharomyces cerevisiae YPL209C (IPL1)) produces the protein MDSDTLPAKGPRRNSLKQRNMLLSMRLNHDASLVNPTPKGRTRAQDRVSKNNNQVKSPVSRNNGTVVRKEVQENTEARVGTPNVQKNRSGIHRVLRNARPKLQSLKLADFEFGKTLGKGKFGKVYCVKHLPSGFICALKAMEKKEIMQYNIEKQFRREVEIQASLRHPNLTQLYGYFHDEKRVYLVMEYLVNGELYKQLKGRSHFSDVVASYYVYQMADALDYMHERNILHRDLKPENIIIGFSNTIKLTDFGWSVINNKGSKRKTLCGTVDYLSPELIKSREYDEQVDVWALGVLTFELLVGSPPFEEESKELTYKRILKRDLVFPDHVTPEARHLISRLLEYDPANRIPLKDVKTHPWVLKNKQYW, from the coding sequence atggATAGCGACACGCTCCCTGCAAAAGGTCCGAGGCGCAATTCCCTAAAGCAGCGGAACATGCTGCTCAGTATGAGATTGAACCATGACGCTTCACTGGTTAACCCAACTCCGAAAGGGCGTACCAGAGCGCAAGACAGAGTTAGCAAGAATAATAACCAAGTAAAATCGCCTGTTAGTAGGAATAATGGAACAGTTGTTAGGAAAGAAGTGCAAGAAAATACAGAAGCTCGAGTTGGCACTCCTAACGTCCAGAAAAATAGGTCAGGAATTCACAGGGTTCTAAGGAACGCAAGACCTAAACTTCAAAGTTTAAAGCTAGCGGATTTCGAGTTTGGAAAAACTTTGGGGAAGGGCAAGTTTGGAAAGGTATATTGTGTTAAGCACCTTCCTAGTGGGTTTATATGTGCCTTGAAGGCCATGGAAAAGAAGGAGATAATGCAGTATAACATCGAAAAACAATTTAGGCGGGAAGTTGAGATACAAGCATCTTTACGACATCCAAATCTGACGCAATTGTATGGCTATTTTCACGATGAAAAACGTGTCTATCTGGTTATGGAATACTTGGTTAATGGTGAACTGTACAAACAATTGAAAGGTCGCTCCCATTTTAGCGATGTTGTAGCATCTTACTATGTTTACCAGATGGCAGATGCATTGGATTATATGCATGAAAGAAATATTTTACACAGGGATCTCAAGCCTGAGAATATAATAATTGGCTTCAGCAATACAATCAAGTTGACTGATTTCGGCTGGAGTGTCATAAATAACAAGGGTTCTAAACGAAAGACTCTCTGCGGAACGGTTGATTACCTATCACCAGAATTAATAAAATCTCGAGAATATGACGAGCAGGTGGATGTTTGGGCACTAGGAGTGCTGACATTTGAACTTCTTGTTGGCTCGCCGCCATTTGAGGAGGAATCCAAGGAATTGACTTACAAAAGAATTCTAAAACGGGATTTGGTCTTCCCAGATCATGTAACACCAGAAGCACGGCATTTAATTAGTAGACTGCTGGAATACGATCCTGCTAACAGAATTCCTTTGAAAGATGTGAAAACTCATCCTTGGGTGTTAAAAAATAAGCAGTATTGGTGA